ttgaGTTTGATTTTTGTTCAAGTATTATTCCATTTTCGAAAATCAGAAACTaacacaaaaaaaatatatacatctCTTTACTGCTTTTGCTATAGTGGAATTTCAATTTTGAGTTTTGGTCTGCGAACATGGAGACTGCTTGAGGTGCTCGAGTTCGAGTTTCAAATTGCTGTCCGTTCGTGAATTTTGGACGTGGTTCCTTGTTCGAAGTCACCGCTGTTTTCTCACTCGGATTCCAGACTCAAATTTTGTAGCTGAATTTCTTGCTTTCTGTTATTAAGAAGAGTTTTGCAATTCCAGGTTCATCTCTTCCTTCTTATTATCGTTAATGGTGATCGAAATATGATATGAGCCGTAGGGAATTTGCTCTGTAGTGATAGATATTTGATCGTGTTTTAGTAGAGGTTGTGTTTGCAGTTAGTTTCTAGTTGTGATTTGTGCTCGAGAATGTTGTTTGTCAATCTGTTCTTGTTATGCGATGTGCCATCTAGCTGCACGATGTGTTAGAATATGAGTAGTTGAAAAATGAAGCATTTAGattatagttaagtttccaaaTTAGATCCATTCGTCTTTGGTTTGTTGACGTGCAATCTGTTCGCACCTGTTGATTTCTTTTGATGAGTAATTTGTGTTTTGCTTGAAAATTGGTCGACGGCCGGTGGAATTTAGAGTTTGAATTTAAGTGCCGCAAATTCTGTTTTAGTCATTCTTTAAGTTCAACTTGGTTTTATTTTGCAGTCGTGGATTTATTTTGATCAAGTAGTTTAAAGCTCTCAAAAACAGAATACATAGCTTGACATCTCTTTTCCTTAAACACGTTTTAACTGTTTCTTTTCTCATAATGATTAGTTGAAGAAACCCCATGTTCCTTAAAATACATGTTAGTCTCAGGTCGTAGGTTCTGAAAGGATTTTTCCTTTGTTAAATTCTTGCAAATGCATTATTCCTTCATGACTAACAATCTAGTGTAGTAATTTTGTGAGTAAGAATCTGGCTTCTCCGCGGTTAATTTACTGAATTGGTATGTAAATTTTTCTGATTTGCGGCAAGATTTTCCATGGCTTAAGCTTTAATTAAATGGAGTTAAAACTATTCAGTATGTGATGGGGTGCTCTGTTCATTTGAACACTGATTTGTTGTTGCTTGTTTATGAAGTCGATAGCTTCAGTTTGTCTTATTTTTCGTACTGTTGCCTCCTTTGGGTTGTGTTTGTTCTATTTGCTTGATTGTCTGTTTTACATGCTATGCACGAATGATTGGATTGAAATGTTTCTGATGTTAGGCCATGGGGGTTGGGAGAAAGGCTTGGCCCATTAGTGTTAATTtgcttacttatttaggacttggGCTTGGTCTAGCAAATGAAATTAATTGTAAAATCTGAGCATGATTtagaattttcttttcttttcttttatttgcttATTTTATTACATTGTCCGTTAGGAGCATACTTTAGGCCGACAACATTTGGGTAGGTAATATTAGGATTTttctatttgtttgcttttaatttcGAGGCAAGGGGTCGTTCCCTCaattaaatttatccggggaatgccccgagaGGTTTGTATATATTATTATCCGGGGTATACCCCGAAGAACTATGTAAATATTTTGAAGGCCTTGACGAGCATGGTGGGGAAGTCTTAGCATAGGTTAGCTTaggatttttcttttccttcctttttattttcttttattaggcAGGGACGACCTCAAGCCTCGTGTgtgtttattttgcttttctGTGATTTTATCTTAACTtgaatattctaaaagccaactagatcgagtacgcaaccgtactagttacgggacttgaggagtgcctaacaccttctcctcgagtcaaatgaacccccttactcGAATCTCTGGTGCGGACTTGGTTTTAGAGTCTGAAacgttttaaaaggaaaaatcattttaaaatggtgacctggcacaccgaaatcaaaGCCAGGTGGCAACTCTGAGTTATTTTCCTGTTGAGTACAATTTTTGTCACGTTCTAATTGGAAAACCCTTTTCAAGCTTTACAAAATCCTTTTTATATTTAATAGAGGGTTTAGTGAAGTTTGTTTAAAAAGGGTTGTGACAAggtgaaaagaacaaaacaaTCGAATGAAGTTGCACTAAATATAGCTCACAAAATACAGCAACAATAAACAGAGAACAAACAAAGATGAAACCTTTTTGCCAATCACCCATCCAGTTCAAGTCCATAAACATTATTCTTACTGATCATTCCATTTCCCATCATATTGTTTTATCCAGTAAAGACAGGGTAGGAAGGATAATATCTTTATAGGGAAAAATTCAAGATTGTAAATAGCCAAAGGAAAATAGGAACTCAAAAATAGAAAGAATTTGAACAAGGGAAAACATTGGAAGACTACCTTGCTCTGATCAAAATTGGAAGATTACTTTGAAAATGCTCTTACAGTTTTTACATTATACTTCCACTAGGACTGAAGCATGCCTCTTCTAGCTGTGTAATAAGGTTTGTGTTCATCTGTATGTGAACTGACATCTATCATCAACAAAAGAACCTATGTTGCTGGGACTCTCCGAAAAAGTCGTTGGATATGTGTCGGATTttccaaaagtagtgcatttttgaaggatccgacaTGGGTTCGACATCATTTTGGAGAATCTGCGCAACATAGAAAAGAGCTACCAACTTCATTTGGAGAGAAAAGTATTCAAAGGCTAACCAACTACATATACtagaaagaaagaaagacttGCATAATTTAAGACTTTGGGGTGATGAACATCTTAACAGTCGCGCTTTCTGAAGATCTAAAATGCAGAAAACATTCCGTCAAATCCTCATCACATTTTATCAATATCGTATCACCCTCTTTGTCTACATACGTGAAATCAAAACTTTCAATCGATGACTCGACCCTCTTTGCCACTTCCTCTTCTAAATCCTTCATCTTAGAAGAAAGAGTTAGCTGCAATCTTAGCACCCTATCTCCATATTTCACCTTTGTAATCACAACTGTACCATCTCGGATTTCTGTAACATGTGCTCCAACTTTAGTTCCATTAATTGTGTCTTCCTTGTTAGGAGAATCAGAAGATTGCTGGAATTTTGTACTAGCATTGACATCTTCCTCAGCAGGGAGGATGGATTTCATTTTACGAGAGTGGgagcattttcttttcttctccttatTCTTGGGCGGCCATCTAGTTATACCGTATAATCTACATATACGCTTCAGTGTTGATTTGCCAACTGCATTGGAATAATCCCAGGTACAAAAATGTCTTCAGTGAATCTTAAACTACAATATACACATATGATTTGGACTAAAGGAAAGGAGAAGATAAAGAAATCATATCAATCATTCAATCGATCAACTACGTCTCAATACTAGCTAGTTAGAGACCGCTAGATGAATCCTCCGTATCCATTCACTCAGCTCCCGCTTTGGCCATAAGttatttgcaaaaaaaaaattaaaaacattgTTTGGTTATAAAAAGTGACCAGTTTTTGGGCGGTTTTTGGAGAAGAATTTTTCAAGTTTCAAAACGTGGGTTGAACTATATTTTCAAGTTTtctactcacaaaacttcaacttCTGTTTAAGTAAAATGCATCtccaaacataatttcaacttccaaaaatcaTTTTTCATCtcatcttcaatttttttttctagtTTCAACCAAGTCTATATCCAAACGCTAGCTCAATTTGGGTTCATTTCATTCCAATCACGGGTAAACAATTTACCTTTTAAGACAAATTTGGGATATTCTAATCTAGAATTTCTTTAGATCTTACACTTTACCTTAAAATGACATAGGAGCTTCTAACTAGATTAAAAGGACCCTTCGCAAACATGGTGTAATACTCGGAACCCTCGAGCATATCTTAATAATGACTTGGAACATATTGTGAACTTGACATTGTAATGAGTTGTATAGGTGCGGAAGTAGAGACGGAGTGTTTCATTGGTGAGCCCCACTTATTGTTCTATGCTTAGATGTGCTTTCCTTTTTTGTCCTCAGCAAGAACTAAGCTAGACAGTTGTAATGACTCTCTAGAATATGCTTCATGGAATCTATTACGGATTTGGGACTACATTAAGTGTTGGATCCTCAATTGTTATGTTTTAATTTGCTTATGTTAATCCTTGGTCCATACTAGCGTTATGAGACAGATTAATGGATGTGGATATATTGTGGGCGGGCAAGCTGACTCACGCTTAGAGTTTGGGTTGTGATACACTGGATCGTATATAAATATAATAACAATAACTAAACCTTAGTCCATGTAGTTAGTATCATTTATATGGATCATTTGCTTCATGTGTACTAATcttaaagaaagaagaaagataaaAGCAGAAGAGTTTTGGAAAGAGTTTATGATACCTCCCAAATCATCGGCAGCGGCATCTTGAGTCATTGACGAACGGTCTTCAATTTTTTTGAGGTTGATGTTATGATCTCGTTCTATCCtctctctttctttctgaatCTCTGACTCGGAGGTAAAAGTCCGTTTACTGTTTCTTCTTTTGTTCACAGCATTTGCTCCCTGCTTTGCCTGTCGTGTTGATAATTCCAGCTGcagttttctttctttgttttgagAGGTTTTAGCGCTAGTTGAAGATCCAGCGGAATTGCACTGTTCTTCACTTACAGCTACGCTATCCCTTGCAGCAGTTATCTCATCAATATCCAAACTCAGTTGTTGATTTGTTTCGGAAGAAAAAGACTGCTGTTGCTGTGTCAGGCAACATCAACTCTCCTCCATTTGGCAATGGCTCAACGTTATGCAGTTCTTTAGTATTCTGACAGATCTCGAAAGAATCAAGGTCATCGTCAGAAGAAATCTTGATGACTTCAACAGGTAACTTCTCTCCAAAATCATGTCCGACTGCAAACTCAAAGTGTTGCAACTGTTGTTTCACCGTGTCCAAAACTAACTTCAGGAAGACTTGTAGATTTCTATGCAGAAGCTCATTTGGGGGCAAGAAGAACTCTAGTATGTAAACATTGTCATCATTGTCCAGAGCACTTAAACAGATTGCAAAACAACCAGTTAAACCAGCTTCACGAGAACAAGTTACCAAGCGGTATTCCATTATGCTCAACTGTGTTACATCTCGACAAAAGCATGAAGATTTTGATGAGAAAGCCCTGCCTACAACACCGTAGCCTTCTAACATGTATTGAAGACCACTTGCATATTTGAATAAACTTAAGTTTTGGTTATCGTTGATTGCAATGTGTCGTTGTCTAACAGTGATAACTTTTCCAGTGCACCATGAATCAGCAACACTGACCCAAATCTGAGCAAAGAGAAATTGATGTTTTTGACATACCACTTCGATTGCCTTGTATAATCCACCAAGAGCACATTGCCGGTCATCCAAAACCTGCCTTGAGACTGTCTTTGTTAATATGAATTCAAGATAGAGATATCACTGAAGCTTAAACAAAAAGAGCCAAAGGAAATGAATATGGTTCGAAGGGAGACATTACTGGAAAAGAGCTTGATCTACTGGACAACTTACTTTCAAATCAAGCGGACAATATGAATCTGGAGATTTCAGATCCACCACCTAAAAAATGAAGTCAAAAGTGGAAAAGAATAAACAGCGGTTGAATAATACAGTGTACAGTTTTAATTTCCTCTTTTCTTGGCGCCTCTTCTTTTACTATTCAGAAATGGTGAAAGGAAAACAGTGCATTAAAAGGGATCATGGATGCTGAACAAGATGAGCTAGAGGTTCAACATTTAAGGTTGGAAAAAGCTGAAGGTATGCGTAAAAACCTGGAGCATCTTGAAAATGGGCAAGACAGAGTTTCCAAATATCCATTCATTTGTTTGGTGACTGGTGACCAACTCAAGGACCCCGACAAAGGTGTCTCGAGATGGATCAAAGACAGGGACAGTATAACACCATTGTATGCTCCAGGCTACAGCATCATCCCGTAAAGGGAACTCTTGTTGGCTGTAATTCTTCACGTCTGTACATAGTTCAGGCAACCTATATTTGAACACACGTCCGGGAGGACCAAGGTCATTTTCACATTGGGTACCGTTCTTCAGCTCAACAGGAATTGCATGGCTCAGGCACTTTTTCCTGTACGAACATAGTCCGTATTCAAGTCTGGTAAGACCAAAAGGCTGATCTGAAGTTGTTAGGAAAGTCTGGCCATCAATTACAATACTAGCCCAGTACTGAATAAGATAATTGCAGGATAATTTCTCTACATGTTGTAGTGCAATCTTAACTCTTTCCTTGATTTCCATGCGTTTAGTAACAACATCTGCAGTTGTGGCATACACAAATATTGTATTAGTACAAAGAATATTACTCCCAGGTTTTGTAAAAGGCTTGTAGCAACAATTTTACTGATTGGCCAAAGCAATTAAGTTACCTTTATCTAATTAAGGTATTTTCTTGAATTCAAATCCGCGATACAGTACTACTAATGATAATCTCAGAGCCAGTACTATAAATTTTACGTCTGCCTCAATCTTTCGCTCATACATGACAATCAGAGCCAGTACTATAAATTGTAATGAATTTTGGCCCATTGCCATTggtaataaagaaaagaaaacgatTGAAAAAAGTTAAGTGTTTGCGGAGAAGTGACGGTAACATGCAGTAACAAAATTACTTTGACAAAAGGTTGGCATTTTCTCCTTAGCATACCAAACATATAGGTTTGCCAACTTTAGCACCAATTCAAAACGACAAGATAAATGGTTATCAGTACTATAAAGAATAGGTTGAGGATTCAAAGTTCAGACCTTTATATCCAGGATAAATTTTCAAGTGAATGAGAAGTTCTTCTTCTAAGGTGTGGCAAGCACAAAATTCAATGGCAACCATGGTGGTGAATATCTTGTACCTAAAGTATGTAACTGAATTGCAACAATGATTCTCAAAATGGAAACAAATTGCTagaatttcccaaagaagaaacaaaaagaacCTAATTTTGAAGCAATGAGAGTGAAACTTGCAATGTGAGCAGCCCGGtgtactaagctcccgctatgcgcggggtttgGGGAAGGGACAGACCACAAAGGTCTATTGAAACTTGCAATGTATTTTAGAAAATTCTTAGCTGATTCAAATCCCATTTATAAATATCAACATTTTTTTATTTGATAATTGTGGTATCCGAGCGAGCTTAAGTGTATCCCGATTACATGGGGTACTTGCTATCTCCCACCACTACAGGTACTGGGTAACGCTGTCTTGGATAGACATGAAGAAACCACCTAGTGTTTTTGCTTATGATAAACAACATAATTTTAACCCACCAAAGCAAAAATTCTCTCCTCATTCATGGGCAAATAGGAAGTCCAACAATTCTTAAGGAAATGATTGTCAAAATGGATACAAAAAAGGCAGCTAGGTGCACTAAGCTTCCATTATGCAGGATCCGGGgccggaccataagggtctaCTGTACCCAACCTTACCCTGTATTTGTGCAAGAGGCTGTTTACACGGCTCGAACCTATGACATCGTGGTCACATGGCAACAATTTTACCAATTACGTTAAAGACTCCCCTTATCACAATGGATACAAACTGCTAGAATATCCCAAAAGTAttaaaaaagaacaaaattttgaAGTAATGAAGCTGAAATTGGCAGTGTATCTCAGAAAATACTTAGCTGACTTTCATCCCATGTATAAAGATCAAAATAATTTCAACCCCAACAAAAACCAAAAATTCTTCTTCCCTCATTCATTGTCAAATAGAAAATCCACAAACTTATGAGAAAATCAAATATAGTAAGTTCTTACTGAAGGAGAAGTGATTCTGAAGCTGCTCTGCATCATCACGTTCCCTCCAAAAAACCCATAGACCATTGGGTTGGCGGGACCAGGCATGTGCACTGAACACACTCTCCATTCTTGAGGTTGGTGTTGTTGTTGGTTGCAGGCCAAACCGGTCTCTCTTTCCATAAGGATGCTTCACACAAATACTTTGTACTAtcttttaaatttcaaaaatctttgTTAAAATCTTTGTaccataaatttcaaaaatctttaattttgttaaaattcaaatctttaattttgttaaaattcGTGCCAATCAAACAATTTCACCAATAAAGTACCATACAAGTGCTGAAATTTTTGAGATAAAGAGGGTTGAAACGGTTGTTTTAGGCCAAAAAGACCAAAAGGTTGTTTACATTAATGTAAAAAGTGTTGAAAGAGTTGTTTTAGATGAAAAGAACCAAAAAGTTTGTGTAACATAAATGGATGGGAAAGCATAGTCTAATTTTCTTTCTTAATTTGTTTATTTAACCTTGCCAGTTGGGGCCCACAATTCCATcaactcattttttttttgttctttgtttAATTTAATCTGATGTAGTTAATAACTCTCAAAGTGTAAAAAAGACAAAATATTCTCTGCTCCTTCCTTCCATTcaccttctttctttctttctttctttctttcttttgttttgcacAATTGCTTCATTCTTGTGTTGGTGTTAATCTTGAAAGAGTACTGTGATCAGTATTTTGATTTTGGATTTTATCTCTCACAAAAGCAAAGGAGTAACTACAGTTAGTCTAGGAATGGCATGTGAAAATGAAACATTCAGAATATGTAGTAATGTATCTGAAGCATTGAGTTACATGCCCAGTCCCCTACAATACACTGAGCTTAACACTCAAAGTGAGCTGTGGATATTCTGGAGCCAATACAATAACGAGTTCCCTACTGTCTTTCCCATCAGTAAGTGCATTTTTTCCTTTATATTCCAATTGGATTGGTATTTATACTATATAATAGTATCCAGATTATATGATACTCAGAAATTACCTGTAAAGTATTCCAAGTACAAATTACTTCATATCAGATGGTGAAAGGTTAAACTTTTAAACGTTAATCAAAGTTAGGGGTCTCAAATAGGCGGCTTGGGCCCATTTTGCCGGGTCAAAGTGAGTTGAGACAATAATTGAGGAATGGTCATGCCGGAGGTCCGGATGATTATTGTTCATTAGGTTGTTTTTATGGGCCCGCAAAATCTTAGGCGATTTGGAGTCGGTCGCCCAGGTAcatgcagatggcgtggactatagcacacaaaaatgtAAGAATCGTCGTGAATTCTTGTTTGTTGGCCCTAAAACGCCATAAACGAGCCCAAAAGTTACTTGACTAAGATGGGTTGGGTTAGGATAAGCTAAAATTTGGGTCATTGCCCAACCCGCTCAACTCTTATCTAGCTTTACTTAATATGTGTTATTTTCTTATGAATTGTATAATTACTAAATAtgacttttttttcatttgttatagtcatatataacatatcaaacaatataaataattatttctAAGATATTTTGGCAAAGTTGCTCATGGATCGATTTGGGCTAAAAATTAGCCCAACTTTAAATGGATTGAGATAGGTTAGGTCAAGATGAACTGAGTTTAATGAATGGACGGATCAATAATCAGCCCAACCTTGGATGGGTTGGGCGGGCCATTTGGGCTTGGGCCAAATTTGACAGCCCTAATCAAAGTTCACTTAGTTTAAATCACGAGGGCAGAAAAGTGACAAACCTTTTGGGACACAGGGTTTAGTATGTGGAGTACAAAACTAGTAATTCATGTATATGTCATTGTACTCTCTAAATCTCATTACTTTTTGGACTTTAATGTTATCAAAATAAGAAATTAGACTAATAATCGATCAAAGCTCTAGTTTAGacaggggcggagctagagtgTCGGAAATGGGTTCGAtcgaacccagtagctttggttCGAATACctgtatttgttttaaaatccattgaatatgtataaattattaatttagaacccaataactTAATAGGATTAGAATCCAAATTCATAAGCTTGAAATTCTGGCTCCTCCTCGAGCTTCTTTTTTGGTACTTTTTCTTCATCGACTTGTTGGAACTTTAACTGCTGCCAAGTCTTAGCGATGTAAGAATATATGATTAGAGCAGTGAAACAACAAAATTTTAGACATTTATGTTTAAATAGTAACAAACTTGCCACTCTTATTCATGTTGTTTTTAGAGCACTCCATGAGTATTCTTAAATGTAAACTTGAACTTGTGTTTATTAGTCCTATGACTAATGCAATCATGTTGAAGTTCTACTTTTGTTCTTTTATGTATACAACGAGTGCAGAGTTGGTGGAGCTGCCTACTTATTTCATCTATTATCTCTCAATATAAATTCCCTAGGATTTGATAATGATTAAATTTGGTTACTCAGATAAGATGAATGACCTTTTAAATGATTCGGAATGAGAAAGGGGTCATGATGTCTTTGAGCTTATGTAACTGCTTCCGCTTTTAAGTGTTGAACATCCAAAGAGTTTCAACTGAGAAACTTAACCAGTTTTTCAATATGATTGCTATATATCTATCTTTATGAACGAGTCAAGCGACTAATATCATAAACAACCTTTTTACAGCTGCTGCTACTACTATCTATCATGATACCATTAAGGAGAAAATCACATCTGCTCTTAAGAATGCCTACATATCTGACTACTACGGATGCTGGTTGGTTCAATTTTGGGCACCTGTGACTACTAAAGATCAGATTTTTCTAACAACTTGTGACCTACCTTTTGGTCTTACAAAACTCCATGAAGGACTTTGTTATTATAGGTCAGTGTCTGAAATTTAGAATTCCTATTGTAACTGAGAATGAGAATCAACTTGGCCCTACCGGACGCGTGTTCAAACATGGTTTGCCTGAAATGAGTCCGAATATTTCGCGCTATTCTGCTGCTGATTTTCCTCAGCATAGCTCGGCTTTTACTGCTGTTTAGGGAACTATTTGGCTGTACCGGTTTTTGAGCCGCTTAGTAATGAATGCGCTGGAGTACTTGAGATCATAGGGGATAAGAAGGGAAGCTTCTCTCAAGACCTAGTTCAAATGGTCTATGAAATGCTTAAGGTATGGCtttcctctctcttttctcttctagCTTGTTTGAGTTAGAATTACTGTAGAGAAAGGAAAGGTTGTACTTCTAGAGAAAGGAACTTTGCTTGATTTTAGTGTGGTAAATTTTGTTAGAGAGGAAATACAtttattaatttaattaggtCTGTAACACCTCCTGTGCATGACTGAATATGCAGA
The Nicotiana sylvestris chromosome 11, ASM39365v2, whole genome shotgun sequence DNA segment above includes these coding regions:
- the LOC104238269 gene encoding protein NLP3-like; this translates as MESVFSAHAWSRQPNGLWVFWRERDDAEQLQNHFSFNVVTKRMEIKERVKIALQHVEKLSCNYLIQYWASIVIDGQTFLTTSDQPFGLTRLEYGLCSYRKKCLSHAIPVELKNGTQCENDLGPPGRVFKYRLPELCTDVKNYSQQEFPLRDDAVAWSIQWCYTVPVFDPSRDTFVGVLELVTSHQTNEWIFGNSVLPIFKMLQVVDLKSPDSYCPLDLKVLDDRQCALGGLYKAIEVVCQKHQFLFAQIWVSVADSWCTGKVITVRQRHIAINDNQNLSLFKYASGLQYMLEGYGVVGRAFSSKSSCFCRDVTQLSIMEYRLVTCSREAGLTGCFAICLSALDNDDNVYILEFFLPPNELLHRNLQVFLKLVLDTVKQQLQHFEFAVGHDFGEKLPVEVIKISSDDDLDSFEICQNTKELHNVEPLPNGGELMLPDTATAVFFFRNKSTTEFGY